A part of Drosophila ananassae strain 14024-0371.13 chromosome 2R, ASM1763931v2, whole genome shotgun sequence genomic DNA contains:
- the LOC116655739 gene encoding collagen alpha-2(IX) chain has product MEWRLKVPLTNWILFGVLLLPLLAAVQAKDNASAPRLITLQAGSPAPAPPPQEVIIEGDYDHHHHHQPYPYPPSYPYPQPPAAPQHCHCPPGPPGPPGPPGIPGQKGYPGQKGSKGDPGEKGEKGEKGYPGMPGLPGPQGPPGYPGGSYPPFPYPPPPPPPPPHGGPKHYYDDRYYEGDDDYGRAFSLIEEEPIGPQPIILTFSHRNNPFTKKSNKKHI; this is encoded by the coding sequence ATGGAGTGGCGTTTGAAAGTTCCGCTGACGAATTGGATTTTATTCGGAGTGCTTCTGCTCCCACTTCTGGCGGCAGTCCAGGCCAAGGATAATGCCTCTGCGCCGCGTCTAATTACCCTGCAAGCCGGAAGCCCCGCCCCGGCTCCCCCGCCGCAGGAAGTGATTATCGAAGGGGACTACGatcaccatcaccaccaccagccGTATCCGTACCCTCCTAGCTATCCGTATCCCCAGCCACCGGCTGCGCCACAGCACTGCCACTGTCCTCCCGGACCCCCCGGGCCACCAGGACCTCCGGGAATACCGGGCCAGAAGGGCTATCCCGGACAGAAAGGCTCCAAGGGAGATCCCGGCGAAAAGGGTGAGAAGGGAGAGAAGGGCTACCCCGGCATGCCAGGTTTGCCAGGACCCCAGGGACCGCCCGGATATCCAGGGGGATCCTATCCTCCTTTCCCCTATCCTCCgcccccaccaccacctcctccacATGGTGGTCCCAAACACTACTACGATGATCGGTATTACGAGGGGGACGATGACTATGGCCGTGCTTTTAGCCTTATAGAAGAGGAACCTATTGGACCTCAGCCCATCatcctgactttcagccaccGTAACAACCCATTTACAaagaaatcaaataaaaaacatatttaa
- the LOC26514663 gene encoding uncharacterized protein LOC26514663 isoform X2: MHGYQAGLYIVFSAVLVMFIEIKWLVTIFLQLQCAEDNYQRRSCSCLACWRLSAICGGWRPTPVYAVIGICLILYPHNLWLSYVAGMFLILLGLLRLSTLFRFSPSKDEGLLPQCDFEKVSSFVDNMEDDFAGISASQTALDDDDEAEEEADDHPAIDDDVC, translated from the exons ATGCATGGCTATCAGGCCGGGCTCTACATAGT TTTTTCAGCCGTGCTGGTAATGTTTATTGAGATCAAGTGGCTGGTAACCATATTTTTGCAGCTTCAGTGCGCAGA GGACAATTACCAGCGGAGGTCCTGCAGCTGCCTGGCCTGCTGGCGTTTGTCAGCGATTTGCGGAGGTTGGCGCCCCACGCCCGTTTACGCGGTCATCGGAATCTGCCTGATACTCTATCCCCACAATTTGTGGCTCAGTTATGTGGCCGGAATGTTCCTAATACTCCTCGGCCTTCTGAGACTCAGCACGCTGTTCAGATTTAGTCCATCGAAGGACGAAGGTCTCTTGCCGCAGTGCGACTTTGAAAA GGTCTCCAGTTTTGTGGATAATATGGAGGATGACTTCGCGGGGATTAGCGCCTCGCAGACGGCCttggatgatgatgatgaggcggaggaggaggccgACGACCACCCCGCCATAGATGATGATGTTTGCTAA